One window from the genome of Malus domestica chromosome 01, GDT2T_hap1 encodes:
- the LOC103420972 gene encoding leucine-rich repeat extensin-like protein 3 → MASQPSRPWFRLGSIVRPAPAPAPTPAPAPAPALMVIPTMRPIVSPPEPTPPPPPPLTTTALPSPPPPPAVAPPPSPPAAVTPPTPPPSVVAPPPPPPAAVAPPPRPATMAAPPRLATVAPPPRPATVAPPPVTTAPPPPPAATKSPPPPVTTASVPSSSVKKAASSSVPSSPVSRVSAAPSYSGAPSPSRTKATTSSTTDSVSHSPAYKPQTTTTSPPKPVISAAAISPSSSKPLPPQTYSPPKPTSISSTAREANNYNHQSPKTIRPAVTQTPPQSPKLKPTAPPPSPLTLPPSQLRPNTSDNQTDQPKFPIEAEQKTVLVQQKTIDQQKPNSWFGSFTSGNSKGADFHESPKPISNSHNAKHEGETKERLISRKKSPPSSDHEAAGMRVITIAGENRGAFMELIKSPKKHGSEEHSHYLHKTENGKTLMGTQSDQGSHSSSSDSGGEEGKHKSKDKSHRAWKAAASKPTSTFTNSNVQGINNSIVYNGSLTQHDPGVHLTFSRKPTEEGFEAKSHHANGRHS, encoded by the coding sequence ATGGCATCCCAGCCTTCTCGTCCATGGTTCCGGCTAGGCTCCATTGTCCGACCAGCCCCAGCCCCAGCCCCAACCCCCGCCCCTGCTCCTGCCCCCGCCCTAATGGTTATACCTACAATGAGGCCAATTGTTTCTCCTCCTGAGCCTACTCCCCCACCACCTCCACCGCTCACCACCACTGCTCTGCCATCACCACCTCCTCCTCCCGCGGTGGCACCACCACCGTCTCCTCCTGCTGCAGTGACACCACCAacacctcctccttccgtggtgGCACCACCACCGCCTCCTCCTGCTGCAGTGGCACCACCACCTCGTCCTGCCACGATGGCAGCACCACCTCGTCTTGCCACAGTGGCACCACCACCTCGTCCTGCCACGGTGGCACCACCACCTGTCACCACtgctccaccaccaccacctgcaGCCACAAAATCACCTCCTCCTCCTGTGACTACTGCATCAGTTCCATCATCATCAGTTAAGAAAGCTGCATCTTCTTCCGTACCATCATCTCCTGTATCCAGAGTTTCTGCAGCCCCATCATATTCAGGGGCACCTTCTCCCAGTAGAACCAAGGCCACTACTTCTTCTACTACTGATTCAGTGTCACATTCTCCAGCCTACAAACCACAAACTACCACCACCTCTCCGCCAAAACCCGTCATCTCAGCCGCTgcaatttctccttcatcatctaAACCACTGCCACCACAAACTTATTCTCCACCAAAACCCACCAGCATTTCATCCACTGCTAGGGAGGCTAATAATTACAACCACCAATCTCCCAAAACCATCAGGCCCGCCGTGACTCAAACCCCACCTCAGTCACCAAAACTCAAACCAACCGCCCCACCGCCCTCTCCTCTCACTCTTCCACCATCTCAGCTAAGGCCAAACACTTCAGATAATCAAACTGACCAACCCAAGTTTCCCATTGAGGCAGAGCAGAAGACAGTGCTGGTCCAACAGAAAACCATTGATCAACAAAAACCCAATTCATGGTTTGGCAGCTTCACCTCCGGAAACTCAAAAGGTGCGGACTTTCACGAGTCCCCAAAGCCTATCAGCAACTCCCACAACGCAAAGCATGAAGGAGAAACAAAAGAGAGACTCATATCTCGGAAGAAGTCGCCACCTAGTTCCGATCATGAGGCAGCTGGTATGAGGGTTATCACCATTGCAGGGGAAAATAGAGGAGCTTTCATGGAACTCATAAAATCCCCAAAGAAACATGGAAGTGAGGAGCATTCTCATTACCTTCATAAGACAGAAAATGGAAAAACCTTAATGGGGACTCAATCTGATCAGGGCAGCCACAGCAGCAGCAGCGACAGTGGCGGCGAGGAAGGCAAGCACAAAAGCAAGGATAAAAGTCACAGAGCTTGGAAAGCTGCAGCATCAAAGCCTACTAGTACTTTCACGAACAGCAATGTTCAAGGAATCAACAACTCGATTGTGTACAACGGTTCTCTCACTCAGCATGATCCTGGGGTCCACCTAACTTTCTCCAGGAAGCCCACTGAAGAAGGGTTTGAGGCAAAGAGCCACCATGCTAATGGCCGTCACAGTTAG
- the LOC103417540 gene encoding uncharacterized protein, which produces MAATLSLLRLPTLPQKPTHCLSKIQRSSSIPTKPSNGKDSTKVLITTIDRLKPTSLPLTALTLPFLLDTKDALAAGGEFGILEGRTFALIHPIVMGGLFVYTLWAGYLGWQWRRVRTIQEEINELKKQVKPTPVTPEGTPVEAPPSPFALKIQQLTEERKELVKGSYRDKHYNAGSILLAFGVFESVGGGLNTWLRTGKLFPGPHLFAGAAITVLWAAAAALTPAMQKGSETARNLHIALNVINVLLFVWQIPTGWEIVLKVFEFTKWP; this is translated from the exons ATGGCAGCCACACTCAGCCTCCTCAGACTCCCCACGCTTccccaaaagcccactcattgtCTCTCAAAAATCCAACGAAGTTCATCAATCCCAACAAAACCCAGCAATGGCAAGGACTCAACTAAAGTCCTCATAACCACCATCGACCGCCTTAAGCCAACTTCTCTCCCTCTCACAGCTCTCACATTGCCATTTTTGCTGGACACCAAG GATGCACTTGCTGCAGGTGGGGAGTTTGGGATATTAGAGGGAAGGACATTTGCTCTGATACACCCAATTGTGATGGGAGGGCTGTTTGTGTACACATTGTGGGCAGGTTACTTGGGTTGGCAGTGGAGGAGAGTGAGGACAATCCAGGAAGAAATTAATGAGCTCAAGAAGCAGGTGAAGCCTACCCCTGTCACACCTGAGGGGACTCCAGTGGAAGCTCCCCCATCCCCTTTTGCACTCAAAATTCAGCAGCTTACTGAG GAAAGGAAGGAGTTGGTGAAAGGATCTTACCGGGATAAACATTACAATGCAGGATCAATATTGTTAGCTTTCGGGGTTTTTGAGTCAGTTGGTGGAGGACTTAACACATGGTTGAGGACAGGAAAGCTATTTCCAGGTCCCCATTTGTTTGCCGGGGCAG CTATCACGGTGCTATGGGCAGCAGCTGCAGCTCTTACGCCTGCAATGCAAAAGGGAAGTGAGACAGCCAGAAACCTGCACATTGCGCTGAATGTGATAAACGTTCTTCTTTTCGTGTGGCAAATACCTACTGGATGGGAGATAGTTCTGAAAGTGTTCGAGTTCACTAAATGGCCTTGA